GATCAAGATCTCGATTCTTTGCTTTTATCGACGCATCACTGCCTCGCTCACCATCACCTTTGTGTATTGGGTTTGGGGATCTATCGTCTTCTGCGTTCTGTATGGGATTACCTTTGTGCTGTTGATATCCTTCACTTGCTCCCCGGCTCACGGTTTTTTCCACATCTTCGACGTTGCTTGGAGGTCTCAGCACGAGCTGACTTGCCGCGATGAAGGAGCTATTATTGTGGCTGTTGCTGCTATCAGCACTGTGCAGGACTTCATTATCTGCCTGCTTCCTATTTTCCTCATCTGGAACCTTCGGATTTCCAAGACTCAGAAGTTTGCTTTGTGTGGTATCTTTGCGCTCGGCCTTGTGTAAGTGTTTGGTTGTAGACTACAGTATTGAAACTGACACCAGCAGGACCTGCATCTGCGGCATCTTGCGCACGTACTTCGCAACGTATGTGTACTACTACAGTACGTTTAGTCCTCACAAGAGTAGTCTGCATACTGATCCCTATAGCTTATGACATCACATGGTACGCTTACTATGGCTGGATCTGGACAGCTCTCGAGGCCGACTTGGCTGTCATCTGTGCCTCCGCTCCAGCGCTCAAGATGTTCTTCCGCCGTTACTTCAACATGAAAACTTCCCGTTCCGACTACGCGGTATCTGGGGGTAGAACAGAGGTGCCCATGATGCTGGAGGTGCAAATTGACAGAAGAGACGATGCATCCCAAAGCAGTTTCGCTAGCACAAGGAAGCTCATTGCCTTGTCTACGCTACAGGATGACCCCGGGCAGGGCGCAAGTCCGTGGAGACGGGTTTGTCGTACAGTCTGCGCAGCTCTGCAGCCGCTGAGTAGAGGGACCCAATCGAGAAGCCAGAACAAGGATGTCGAGATCGGTACAGCGAGGTGACGAATTGGTGTTTCGAAGAAGCACACCGAAATGTTGAGTCTTGCACCCGTATCAACTCAGCCCCTAGGTACACGACACGACACCTTTGCTTTACTACAGAAGTTGCTGGATTCTATGCACTTCGGCAGCAATACCGGCTCCGGCATTAATGTCACGTTCGGGAAGCCAGGCCCCAGTTTCAAGGGTATTAAATCTGCAGGGACTTTATAGTACACAGTTTAGCCGCATCCTTCGATTTCGGCCTTCCCCTTGACGCTTGGCTCGGCTCGGCTCGGACGAATACATACAAGggggggtgcctgaacggagTAGAAATACGATTTGCTGTTCCTTCTTGTAAAAGATTACTAGAGGCTCAGTGCAAGCAGCCCCCTTGTAGGAGAATTATAGAACCCTCGATAGCTTCGCATAGCAGTCTCGGCGCTTCATCCAACGCCTCGACCTAAGTTGCCACGACATACATTGCCACTGTGTTGTACACGCACGCCTGTAAGCACGGGCTGGATTGGCTTTTCACCATGGACACAAGAGGATATACCCAGTTCAAGACTCCCGCGACACTGCCACAGGTCCGGCTTAATACGTAGCACACCGTGTCACCGGCAGCTTTTTTTTTGGTGTTTTCTGTGTCAGGGCCACGACTCAGTAGCTGCACAACGGTCTCCGTCGGCAAATGCCGATCGTCTTCCCGTCGGCAAGTGGTCTTGCACGTGTCTTCTGATTCGTCAATACCATCTTGAGCTTCATAAGCTCCGAGCTCATCGGCGGGGTGTGCGGGGGGTAGATCACTGGACGATAAGGGTTTGAATTGACTGAACTTCCTCTCCGCAGATTCCACAAAGCGTGTGTCTTCCACTTGTACATTGCTCGAAGCACAACCTCATCCATTGGCACTCGACCTGCCATCAGCTCCATAGCGAAGACTTACCATAATGCCGCAGCTCCTCAAGCTTGCATCTGCGCAAGCTCGCACCCTTGAAACCACAGAAGAAACGCTCCGCGCCCTCGAAGCCACCACAAAGCGTGCTGCGGCTGAGGATGTCGATGTCCTTCTCTTTCCAGAAACATACCTCGGTGGCTATCCGCGTACCTGCGACTTTGGAGCTGCCGTCGGCGCACGTGCGCCCGAAGGTCGCGAGCAATACCTGGCATATTTCCACGATGCTGTAGACCTTGGAGATACGCCGGCTGGCGCGGGTCAGGACTGGGTGGAAAAAAAGCTGGAGCTGCCCCGCGGCAAGAAGTACCGAGGCGACGGCGTTAGAGAAGAGCTGGAGCGCATTGCGCGCGAGACAGGCGTCTTTGTCGTCACTGGACTTGTCGAGCGATGCGCAGGCACACTGTACTGTGCAGCCGTTTTTGTATGTCCTAAATTTGGTGTCTTGGGCAAAAGACGCAAGGTCATGCCCACCGGCTCTGAACGCTTGGTATGGGGTCAGGGCTCAGCATCGACATTGCGAGCCGTCACAACGGAGATCAAGGGCGTAAAGCTATGTATGGGGTCCGCTATCTGCTGGGAGAATTACATGCCTCTTCTGCGACAGAGCCTGTATAGTCAGAACGTCAACCTCTGGTTCGCGCCTACAGCAGACGCAAGAGATACCTGGGAGTCGCTCGTCCGCACAATTGGCTGCGAGGGACGATGCTTCGTCATAAGCGCCAATCAGTGCGTGAAGCGGAAGCATCTACCAAGCTGGATCAAGAATGGGAAGAAGACCCAGCAGAGCGACAGCTCGCCTGCACGATCCGAGCCTCCAAAGGCATCAACAGGACGGAGAAAGAGCACAATCGTCGTCACGGAAGAGCAGAACGAAATCTGCCTACCTCTGCGCGACGGCAACACCGAACACCAAACGACCAACGGCGACGCTTCAGCCATTGACTCTGGCTCTTCGCCCCTCCGCAACGAAGTCGAACAGCCTCTCAGTCCCAAGCAGACTGCCGCCAACGAGGTCGCGTCCTCTTCACCCGACGATGAAGACTATGTCTCAAGAGGCGGGTCGTGCATCATCTCGCCACTGGGCGAGGTCATTGCTGGACCAATCTGGGAGAAGGAAGATGAGCTGCTGATCACGGAAGTGGACTTTGAAGATTGCGAGAGAGGCAGACTCGACTTTGATTCTGCAGGAAGTTACTCAAGGTCAGACAGCTTCAAGCTGAGCGTCCAAGGACTGGATCTTAATCCGCCACCGCAATAGACGGTGCTCGCAATTGAGAGTGTATTAAATGAGATAGTACGAATTCATCAGATAGCGAGTTACTTCATTATGTACTCTTATCTGTATCTTAGTTCGCGGGATGACCACTAGCACCAGTCATTGTGGGCAGGCTCGTTGTGTGGTCTGCGGAGTCTATGTCGTTCTCTGCGACTGCGCGGCCGTCCTTGCCCCTGGGGTCCGTAGGCTTGAAGCCAATGTCGTCGGACTTTACGTCGGCGACGTCGCTGTCCTTGTCATCGCTTGAGAACGCGGACTTGAGTTTGTCGGCGACTGTGCCTGGAGAGTGTTAGAAATTCAGGCTCGGGCGGTGGCAGTAACGGTGTGTACCGAAAACGTCGTTCTTCTTGAGCTTCGAGGCTTGCTGTTCTTGGATGCTGGACATTGTGCTTGTGGGTGGATGGGAGGTTTTTGGTAGTGAATTTATTGCTTTCTTGAGTTGAAGTCGAGTTTTCCTGAAGGAGAGAGGGCAGTATGAagataaagaagaagaagaagaagaagaagaagaagaagaagaagaagaagaagaagaagaagaagaagaagataaaCCCTTTTTGAAGCTATATGGTCGTCCTCATAGTGATGTCAGATGCCACAATGTTGATATGACATCAGCTTCTGGATGGCTGCAACCAAACGCGACAATACGGGCGAGTACGCGTGGTACTCCATAATAATCAAAGACCTAGGCCTCGATGTATCTATATCGCGCAGCTATCGAGCGTCCGTTGACGACCTATTCGGGAGACTCGGAAGCTTGTCGCGCACTAAGCATCTTTGGAGCTTGAACATTTTCGGCATCAAAA
This genomic window from Ascochyta rabiei chromosome 11, complete sequence contains:
- a CDS encoding Nitrilase, which encodes MPQLLKLASAQARTLETTEETLRALEATTKRAAAEDVDVLLFPETYLGGYPRTCDFGAAVGARAPEGREQYLAYFHDAVDLGDTPAGAGQDWVEKKLELPRGKKYRGDGVREELERIARETGVFVVTGLVERCAGTLYCAAVFVCPKFGVLGKRRKVMPTGSERLVWGQGSASTLRAVTTEIKGVKLCMGSAICWENYMPLLRQSLYSQNVNLWFAPTADARDTWESLVRTIGCEGRCFVISANQCVKRKHLPSWIKNGKKTQQSDSSPARSEPPKASTGRRKSTIVVTEEQNEICLPLRDGNTEHQTTNGDASAIDSGSSPLRNEVEQPLSPKQTAANEVASSSPDDEDYVSRGGSCIISPLGEVIAGPIWEKEDELLITEVDFEDCERGRLDFDSAGSYSRSDSFKLSVQGLDLNPPPQ